The following are encoded in a window of Geobacter metallireducens GS-15 genomic DNA:
- a CDS encoding ATPase, T2SS/T4P/T4SS family gives MAKFSELFKTVAAGKEPPPPLLPDDDASLVEYSETESRFTLLFVDDEEGVLRALRRIFIDENYEILTAESAEKALEILGKHSVHLVVSDHRMPGMTGAQLLKEIKQKWPDTIRIMLTGYADVQSIMGAVREGAVFKFITKPWNDEDLRLTVSLALQQYALIQENKKLKEIAKAQQTKIRNFAGLFDEDKSMLGSILTEAGVIRKDDFAAVLQGKKPGELLVDALVRTSVSTEAKILKTLQNHLGVEFIDLREANITPGVVRCLPRDMCDRHRLIPVRLDGNRLTIAMADPSDIFKIDNISRVLGLKVMPLLSTSSEIQAQLARIYGEGAAAIVSGGGEELDEFGELEPLDEIDIVIEDEEADVSVDELIGSSKVPPIIRVVNAVISEAVRYRASDIHIEPKTKCTVIRYRIDGLLHGKIRIPSDIHAAVVSRVKILAKMDISERRKPQDGRITVKAGTRIVDMRVSTLPTMNGEKVVMRILDKSASIKGLDELGVLPDDMRKLTVLSKKPQGVIISTGPTGSGKTTMLYSLLSAMMDSHKNFETIEEPVEYFLEEANQVAVREKIGLSFAQVLRSTLRQDPDVIMVGEIRDQETADVAFKASLTGHMVLSTLHTNSAVASITRLMDMGIKPYIIASALEGIMAQRLVRRVCEACKTAVPPDRDLLELLRVPADYLNGTVYQGKGCDKCNKTGYRGRIGVFELFVMNDDFRHFISSHYRESELFEMARANGMKTLIEDGIEKVRLGLTTLEELLRVIGPQMVYERACPHCGKMVDAKFLFCPFCGTFKSNCCKGCKMPLEEEWSVCPFCGVEKGTDSLTLMEEI, from the coding sequence ATGGCAAAGTTTTCGGAACTCTTCAAAACCGTTGCTGCCGGCAAGGAGCCCCCGCCGCCCCTTTTGCCCGATGACGACGCCTCGCTGGTGGAGTACAGCGAGACCGAGAGCAGGTTCACCCTCCTCTTCGTCGACGACGAGGAGGGGGTCCTAAGGGCGTTGCGGCGTATTTTTATCGACGAGAACTACGAGATCCTCACCGCCGAATCGGCCGAAAAGGCTTTGGAGATCCTTGGAAAACATTCGGTGCACTTGGTCGTCTCCGACCACCGGATGCCGGGGATGACCGGCGCTCAGCTCCTCAAGGAGATCAAACAGAAGTGGCCCGATACCATCCGGATCATGCTGACCGGCTACGCCGACGTCCAGTCGATCATGGGGGCGGTGAGGGAGGGGGCGGTCTTCAAGTTCATCACCAAGCCGTGGAACGACGAGGACCTGCGCCTCACAGTGAGTCTCGCGCTCCAACAGTATGCTCTCATCCAGGAGAACAAGAAGCTCAAGGAGATCGCCAAGGCCCAGCAGACGAAGATCAGGAACTTCGCCGGGCTCTTCGATGAGGACAAGTCGATGCTCGGGAGCATCCTGACCGAGGCGGGGGTGATCCGCAAGGATGACTTCGCCGCGGTGCTCCAGGGGAAGAAACCAGGAGAGCTCCTGGTGGACGCCCTGGTGAGGACCAGCGTCTCCACCGAGGCGAAGATTCTCAAGACCCTCCAGAACCACCTGGGCGTCGAGTTCATCGACCTGCGGGAGGCGAACATCACCCCCGGGGTGGTGCGGTGTCTCCCCCGCGACATGTGCGACAGGCACCGCCTCATCCCGGTGCGGCTCGACGGTAACCGGCTCACCATTGCCATGGCCGACCCCTCCGACATCTTCAAGATCGACAATATCTCCCGGGTCCTGGGCCTCAAGGTGATGCCCCTCCTCTCCACCAGTTCCGAGATCCAGGCCCAGCTCGCTCGGATCTACGGCGAGGGGGCCGCCGCCATCGTTTCCGGTGGCGGAGAGGAGCTCGACGAATTCGGCGAACTGGAGCCCCTGGACGAGATTGACATCGTCATTGAGGACGAAGAGGCCGACGTGAGCGTCGACGAGTTGATCGGCTCCTCCAAAGTCCCTCCCATCATCAGGGTCGTCAACGCTGTCATCTCCGAGGCGGTCCGCTACCGGGCCAGCGACATCCACATCGAGCCCAAGACCAAGTGCACCGTGATCCGCTACCGGATCGACGGGCTTCTCCACGGTAAAATCAGGATCCCCTCCGACATCCACGCGGCGGTGGTTTCGCGGGTGAAGATTCTCGCCAAGATGGACATTTCCGAGCGGCGTAAACCCCAGGACGGCCGGATCACGGTCAAGGCCGGAACCAGGATCGTAGACATGCGGGTCTCGACCCTCCCCACCATGAACGGCGAGAAAGTGGTGATGCGGATCCTCGACAAGAGCGCTTCCATCAAGGGGTTGGACGAACTGGGGGTACTTCCCGATGACATGAGGAAGCTGACCGTTCTCAGCAAAAAGCCCCAGGGGGTCATCATCTCCACAGGCCCCACCGGGAGCGGCAAAACCACCATGCTCTACTCGCTGCTGTCTGCCATGATGGACAGCCACAAGAACTTCGAGACCATCGAGGAGCCGGTGGAGTACTTCCTGGAGGAGGCGAACCAGGTGGCGGTCCGGGAGAAGATCGGCCTCTCCTTTGCCCAAGTGCTCCGCTCGACGCTGCGCCAGGATCCGGACGTGATCATGGTGGGGGAGATCCGCGACCAGGAGACCGCCGACGTGGCGTTCAAAGCATCGCTCACGGGCCACATGGTCCTCTCCACCCTCCACACCAACAGCGCCGTCGCCTCCATCACCCGCCTCATGGATATGGGGATCAAGCCGTACATCATCGCCTCGGCCCTGGAGGGGATCATGGCCCAGCGGCTCGTGCGGCGGGTCTGCGAGGCGTGCAAGACCGCCGTCCCCCCCGACCGGGACCTCCTGGAGCTTCTGCGGGTTCCCGCCGACTACCTGAATGGAACCGTCTACCAGGGGAAGGGGTGCGACAAGTGCAACAAGACCGGCTACCGGGGGCGGATCGGGGTGTTCGAACTCTTCGTTATGAACGATGACTTCCGCCACTTCATCAGCAGTCACTACCGGGAGTCAGAGCTCTTCGAGATGGCGCGGGCCAACGGCATGAAGACGCTCATCGAGGACGGGATTGAGAAGGTAAGGCTGGGGCTCACGACCCTGGAGGAGCTCCTGCGGGTGATTGGCCCCCAGATGGTCTACGAGCGGGCCTGCCCCCACTGCGGGAAGATGGTGGACGCCAAGTTCCTCTTCTGCCCCTTCTGCGGGACTTTCAAGAGCAACTGCTGTAAGGGATGCAAGATGCCCCTGGAGGAGGAGTGGTCCGTTTGCCCCTTCTGCGGGGTGGAGAAGGGGACGGACAGCCTGACTTTGATGGAGGAAATATGA
- a CDS encoding sensor histidine kinase — MKNQHTSNVSAKRLNYVVGEERLLRDVITETEVIPLLRGAVRAGARAAALADAEGTTLWSHAAPTDGGEAASLGLRGPAILLEGEPVGSILVKGERGREEFLKGIAVMLTAAVNLLVGSNLKRMLTTEIHTTVVNQSYEELLETNRKLTASEARYRELAESLEIKVEERTAELKKALARLLQQEKLASVGQLAAGIAHEINNPMGFVTSNIRTMQKYAGRFVEMLQFARDLFPVAGGGAGGERFAEKWRQLKLDMVLADVDELVSQSLGGAERVKKIVADLKGFSHIDDLGETVADLNAEIDRTLAVLVHEIPAGTEIAREYGSIPGLSCRAGELCQVFLNIIMNACQARSEGLRLTIRTALEGDAIAITITDNGPGILPELLDRVFEPFFTTKPVGQGMGMGLAVAHEVVTAHGGTVEAGSTPEGGASFVVRLPVTGG; from the coding sequence ATGAAAAACCAACATACATCAAACGTATCGGCCAAGCGCCTCAACTACGTGGTCGGCGAAGAGCGGCTCCTCAGGGACGTCATCACCGAGACAGAGGTGATCCCGCTCCTCAGGGGTGCCGTACGTGCCGGCGCCCGTGCCGCGGCCCTCGCCGATGCCGAGGGAACCACTCTCTGGTCCCATGCCGCGCCGACCGACGGAGGGGAAGCTGCCTCCCTGGGGCTCCGAGGGCCCGCCATCCTCCTGGAGGGGGAGCCGGTGGGGTCGATTCTGGTGAAGGGAGAGAGGGGAAGGGAGGAGTTCCTGAAGGGGATTGCCGTCATGCTCACGGCTGCGGTGAACCTCCTGGTGGGCTCGAACCTGAAGAGGATGCTCACCACCGAGATCCACACGACGGTGGTGAACCAGTCCTACGAGGAGCTTCTGGAAACTAACCGGAAGCTTACTGCCTCCGAGGCCCGCTATCGGGAGCTGGCGGAGAGCCTGGAGATCAAGGTGGAGGAGCGGACCGCGGAGCTGAAAAAGGCCCTGGCCCGACTCCTGCAACAGGAGAAGCTCGCCTCGGTGGGGCAGCTGGCGGCTGGCATCGCCCACGAGATCAACAATCCCATGGGGTTCGTCACGAGCAACATCCGGACGATGCAGAAGTATGCAGGGCGCTTCGTGGAGATGCTTCAGTTCGCCCGGGATCTCTTCCCCGTGGCGGGGGGAGGAGCGGGCGGGGAGCGCTTTGCCGAGAAGTGGCGCCAGTTGAAGCTCGACATGGTACTTGCCGATGTGGACGAACTTGTATCCCAGAGTCTCGGCGGGGCGGAGCGGGTGAAAAAGATTGTGGCCGACCTGAAGGGGTTCTCGCACATCGACGACCTAGGGGAAACGGTGGCGGACCTGAACGCCGAGATCGACCGAACCCTCGCCGTGCTGGTCCACGAGATCCCGGCGGGGACCGAGATCGCCAGGGAGTACGGCTCCATTCCGGGACTCAGCTGCCGGGCGGGGGAACTCTGCCAGGTGTTCCTCAACATCATCATGAACGCCTGTCAGGCCCGGAGCGAGGGGCTCAGGCTCACCATCCGCACCGCCCTGGAGGGGGATGCCATCGCCATAACCATCACCGACAACGGCCCCGGCATCCTGCCGGAGCTCCTGGACCGCGTCTTCGAACCCTTCTTCACCACCAAGCCGGTGGGCCAGGGGATGGGGATGGGGCTTGCGGTGGCCCACGAGGTAGTAACCGCCCACGGCGGCACGGTGGAGGCTGGAAGCACGCCCGAAGGAGGTGCCTCTTTCGTGGTGAGACTGCCGGTGACAGGGGGATAG
- a CDS encoding GTP-binding protein — MIEYDEAQKKMVLKLVYYGPAMSGKTTNLLKLHDLITQEGRGELMVLDTTDDRTIFFDLLPFFLVAPSGLKIKVKVYTVPGQVRHDATRKAVLQRADGVVFVADSQLSEAANNFESFDNLEKNLAFVGIDIEKVPLVIQFNKRDLTNIVSEEEIARVWEPTGIQVTGASALEGWGVVETFTRLLELTYAAIDRKYRLLDEHGLGSESFVRKMTSVEATQGIAGFV, encoded by the coding sequence ATGATTGAATACGACGAAGCACAAAAAAAGATGGTCTTGAAGCTGGTCTACTACGGACCAGCCATGTCGGGAAAGACTACAAATCTACTGAAACTCCACGACCTGATCACCCAGGAGGGGCGTGGAGAGCTGATGGTCCTCGACACGACTGACGACCGGACCATATTCTTCGATCTCCTCCCCTTTTTCCTCGTGGCGCCAAGCGGCTTGAAGATCAAGGTGAAGGTCTACACAGTGCCGGGGCAGGTGCGCCACGATGCAACCCGCAAGGCGGTTCTTCAACGGGCAGACGGAGTGGTCTTCGTGGCTGATTCCCAACTCTCCGAGGCGGCCAACAATTTCGAGAGTTTCGACAACCTGGAGAAAAACCTTGCCTTCGTGGGAATCGATATCGAAAAGGTTCCCCTCGTGATCCAGTTCAACAAGAGGGACCTGACAAACATCGTGAGCGAGGAAGAGATCGCCCGGGTCTGGGAACCCACGGGGATCCAGGTGACGGGCGCATCGGCCCTGGAGGGGTGGGGTGTGGTGGAGACCTTCACTAGGCTTCTGGAGCTTACCTATGCTGCCATCGACCGGAAGTACCGGCTCCTGGATGAGCACGGACTCGGCAGCGAGAGCTTCGTGCGAAAGATGACATCGGTTGAAGCGACGCAGGGCATAGCTGGATTCGTGTAG
- a CDS encoding HD domain-containing phosphohydrolase, with translation MYELPETAPVRVLFVDDEENMLKSLSRVFMDEEFEVITAPSAREGLRILMETEDVGVIVSDQRMPEITGVQFLAQVREMFPETLRIMLTGYADISATVDAINRGGAYRYITKPWNDEELVQIIRDAVNQYRLVQENRRLTEIVNKQNEELKEWNENLKVRVLEQTTEIRKKHENLKELNERLRSNFKDTVTAFSRLIELGGKKRHAETVATLAMNIAQAMGVSAGEVETVHNAALLHDIGELGIADAILKKDLSEMTPGELREYMLHAVRGQTAIDAIEELTPAGVLIRHHHEHYDGSGYPDGLRGEAIPLGSRIIAIADFLDRAIQKLHGYTAIDYGLRSVAAELGKKLDPSLYESLRKFAKHVYYVKETDTRKLGEVEVGIAELFVGQVLSRDIYSGTGLLLLNRGVRLDVVKIEAIRRYYRLDPPPHGVFVEV, from the coding sequence ATGTATGAACTGCCGGAAACTGCACCGGTACGGGTGCTTTTCGTCGATGACGAGGAAAACATGCTCAAGTCCCTGAGCAGGGTTTTCATGGATGAGGAGTTCGAGGTCATCACCGCTCCGTCGGCCAGGGAAGGACTGCGGATTCTCATGGAGACGGAGGACGTGGGGGTTATCGTGTCCGATCAGCGGATGCCCGAGATCACCGGGGTCCAGTTTCTGGCCCAGGTCCGGGAGATGTTCCCCGAGACACTCCGGATCATGCTGACCGGATACGCAGACATTTCGGCAACTGTGGATGCCATCAATCGCGGCGGCGCCTATCGGTACATCACCAAGCCGTGGAACGACGAGGAACTGGTCCAGATCATCCGCGACGCGGTCAACCAGTACCGGCTCGTTCAGGAGAACCGGCGCCTCACGGAGATCGTCAACAAGCAGAACGAGGAGCTCAAGGAGTGGAATGAGAACCTGAAGGTGCGGGTCCTCGAGCAGACTACCGAGATCCGGAAGAAACACGAAAACCTGAAAGAGCTCAACGAACGGCTCCGGAGCAATTTCAAGGACACCGTCACGGCGTTTTCCCGGCTTATAGAACTGGGGGGGAAAAAGCGTCACGCCGAAACCGTGGCGACCCTCGCCATGAACATTGCCCAGGCAATGGGGGTTTCCGCCGGGGAGGTGGAGACGGTGCACAACGCGGCCCTGCTCCACGACATCGGGGAGTTGGGGATAGCTGATGCGATCCTGAAGAAGGACCTGTCAGAGATGACTCCGGGAGAGCTGAGAGAGTACATGCTCCATGCCGTGAGGGGGCAGACGGCCATTGACGCCATTGAGGAGCTCACCCCTGCCGGGGTCCTCATCCGCCATCACCACGAGCATTACGACGGCAGCGGTTACCCCGACGGCCTGCGGGGAGAGGCTATTCCCCTCGGCTCCCGCATCATCGCCATAGCCGATTTTCTCGATAGGGCCATACAGAAGCTGCACGGTTACACTGCCATCGACTACGGCCTGCGGAGCGTCGCCGCCGAGTTGGGGAAGAAGCTCGATCCGTCCCTCTATGAGTCCCTGCGCAAGTTCGCCAAGCACGTCTACTATGTGAAGGAAACGGATACCAGGAAACTCGGCGAGGTCGAGGTGGGAATCGCCGAGCTTTTTGTCGGCCAAGTGCTCTCCCGCGACATATACAGTGGCACCGGCCTCCTTCTCCTCAACCGGGGGGTACGCCTCGATGTGGTCAAGATCGAGGCGATCCGCCGCTACTACCGCCTCGACCCTCCCCCTCACGGCGTCTTCGTGGAAGTATGA
- a CDS encoding PAS domain S-box protein: MSITVFLLVAVLMSSLAFFSYGYFEGEFKRLICAQQFTLVSSLADEVDDELATSSALLRETAKRMPLDAYGDPLKAQRYLDGCAETLSVFDDGLSLFSPEGTLMAATPHEPNLLGKDYSYREYFRQTVATGRPHISIPYCTTRQHRNPAVMFTVPLFGTDGKLAGILAGSFDLLKDNFLGKIEKTRVGKTGYLYTFNADRRLITHPDSPRILETVPVGKNIGFERALQGFEGSMENVTSRGNRGITSFKRLRNASWTIAAHYPVDEAYAPVHAVKKYLLAALVGAILLSIFVVRLTMAYLTAPLLHFTRHVANLGDMSPKGRRFSAPSRDEIGTLAETFNAMVARLEKKEEELKRSKELYQVVADFSTDMAVWRNSDGTMAYVSPHCFQITGYTDAEFYADPGLMDRIIHPDDRDLWIEHKETVGTEIQATPLEFRIVTKANEVRWVSHFCRFVHDEAGELIGVRGSFSDISAKKMALDVVIAQKNFAENLISSATAPIFVLDSRNRILFWNKACEELTGYPAATMIGTDRQWQPFYCGRRPTLADVIIDCGEEATLSELYEKFSPSQLAKEGMQAEGWYLGLGGKNRYILFDAAPIRNAEGELVAAIETFHDITDRQIAEDSVVLLKDFYLTLFEEFPALIWRSGTDAKCNYFNKTWLQFTGRSLEEELGGGWAEGVHPEDLERCVSTYLRAFDSREPFSMEYRLRCHDGDYRWIVHTGRPFQEPDGAFAGYIGVCYDITDRRRAAEKLRESQRDLAQKHKQLSTLFMEVEMAKKEWEQTLDCIGDLVILTDNEGHIRRCNRAVVELAGLPYQDVLGREWRSIVLSPEMERIRFTQEGGELFHRLTERWFFCAIYPFRQKNESGMSGSVVTLHDTTELKKVGEALEKAYGELKEAQGQMLQREKMASIGQLAAGVAHEINNPIGFIMSNLGTLGKYLGRIREFIAAQDETIAELEGEAVSQRLAQAKKTLKIEYIMGDIDGLITESLDGAERVKKIVQDLKGFSRVDEAEVKVVDLRECLDSTINIVWNELKYKATLKKEYGDVPPLRCNPQQLNQVFMNLLVNAGHAIESQGEITVRTWREGEDAFIAISDTGCGIPEEIRARIFEPFFTTKEVGKGTGLGLSISYDIVKKHGGEITVESEQGRGTTFTVRSLSGRGTDMDEQVRILCVDDEMNVLRSLGRMFLDDNYDILTASSAAEGLEILERESPVQIVISDYRMPVMNGVDFLRKVCTQWPDTVRIVLSGYADTAAIVAAINEGQIYKFVPKPWTDDELRVTVINALEKYQLQKHNAKLLDELSRSNEELVLMNENLEAIVAERTEEVLFRNRALSAAQNILDALPVGVLGMDTEGTVVQCNRSAARLLGLDEYAVVGRGAAEALSPEICAFIDELAREKTSMCRLLAGVAGVRSLGVYLKEGEQEGIVLVFNGEEPL; encoded by the coding sequence ATGAGCATCACGGTCTTTCTCCTGGTGGCCGTGCTGATGTCCTCTCTGGCATTCTTCTCCTACGGGTATTTTGAAGGGGAGTTCAAGCGGTTGATTTGTGCCCAGCAGTTTACGCTGGTATCGTCCCTGGCCGACGAGGTGGACGACGAGCTGGCGACCAGCAGCGCCCTCCTCCGGGAGACGGCGAAGCGGATGCCTCTGGACGCATATGGAGACCCACTCAAGGCCCAGAGATACCTCGACGGCTGCGCGGAAACCCTCTCGGTCTTCGACGACGGCCTCTCCCTCTTCTCTCCGGAGGGAACGCTCATGGCTGCGACCCCCCATGAGCCGAACCTCCTGGGAAAGGACTATTCTTACCGCGAATACTTCCGCCAGACGGTTGCCACCGGCCGCCCCCACATTTCCATCCCTTACTGCACCACCAGGCAGCACCGGAATCCGGCCGTCATGTTCACCGTGCCGCTCTTCGGGACCGATGGAAAGCTTGCCGGTATCCTGGCCGGGAGCTTTGACCTGCTGAAGGACAATTTCCTGGGAAAGATAGAAAAGACCAGGGTCGGCAAGACCGGGTATCTCTATACATTCAACGCCGACAGACGACTCATTACCCATCCCGACAGTCCGCGGATACTGGAGACAGTGCCCGTCGGGAAGAACATCGGCTTCGAGAGGGCACTCCAGGGATTCGAGGGGAGCATGGAGAATGTGACGTCCCGTGGAAACAGGGGGATCACATCCTTCAAGAGGCTCAGGAACGCCAGTTGGACCATCGCTGCCCACTATCCCGTGGATGAGGCCTACGCCCCGGTCCATGCTGTGAAAAAGTACTTACTTGCTGCACTCGTGGGGGCGATTCTTCTGTCGATCTTCGTTGTGCGGCTGACCATGGCGTACCTGACCGCCCCGCTCCTTCACTTCACCAGACATGTGGCCAACCTCGGCGACATGTCGCCGAAAGGGAGGCGTTTCTCCGCTCCGTCGCGGGACGAGATCGGAACCCTGGCCGAGACCTTCAACGCCATGGTGGCTAGGCTGGAAAAAAAAGAGGAGGAGCTGAAGCGGAGCAAGGAGCTCTACCAGGTGGTGGCCGATTTCTCCACGGACATGGCGGTCTGGCGGAATTCCGACGGCACGATGGCCTACGTCTCTCCCCACTGCTTCCAGATCACGGGGTACACGGACGCCGAATTCTATGCCGACCCAGGGCTCATGGACCGGATCATCCATCCCGATGACCGTGACCTGTGGATCGAGCACAAGGAGACTGTGGGTACCGAAATCCAGGCAACTCCCCTGGAATTTCGCATCGTCACCAAGGCGAACGAGGTACGTTGGGTCAGCCATTTCTGCCGGTTCGTCCACGATGAAGCCGGGGAGCTCATCGGGGTCCGGGGGAGCTTCAGCGATATCTCGGCAAAGAAGATGGCCCTTGATGTCGTTATCGCCCAGAAAAACTTCGCGGAAAATCTCATCAGCAGCGCGACAGCCCCCATCTTCGTGCTTGACAGCCGGAACCGGATCCTTTTCTGGAACAAGGCGTGCGAAGAGCTGACCGGATACCCGGCGGCCACGATGATCGGCACCGACCGGCAATGGCAGCCGTTTTATTGCGGCAGGCGGCCCACCCTGGCGGATGTGATCATTGACTGCGGGGAGGAGGCAACCCTTTCGGAACTCTATGAGAAATTTTCACCTTCTCAGCTGGCCAAGGAGGGTATGCAGGCCGAGGGGTGGTATTTGGGCCTCGGCGGCAAGAACCGCTACATCCTCTTCGACGCCGCCCCCATCAGAAATGCCGAGGGGGAGCTGGTGGCGGCCATCGAGACGTTCCACGACATCACGGACCGGCAGATCGCCGAGGACAGCGTGGTTCTCCTGAAGGATTTCTACCTCACCCTGTTCGAGGAGTTTCCGGCCCTCATCTGGCGTTCCGGCACCGATGCGAAATGCAACTATTTCAACAAGACCTGGCTCCAGTTCACCGGCCGTTCCCTGGAGGAGGAACTGGGGGGCGGGTGGGCCGAAGGGGTCCACCCGGAAGACCTGGAACGGTGCGTCTCCACGTATCTACGGGCGTTCGACAGTCGCGAACCATTTTCCATGGAATACCGCTTGCGTTGCCACGATGGTGACTACCGGTGGATTGTGCACACGGGGAGGCCCTTCCAGGAGCCCGACGGCGCTTTCGCCGGGTATATCGGGGTCTGTTACGACATTACCGACCGCCGGCGGGCGGCGGAAAAACTCCGCGAAAGTCAGCGGGACCTCGCGCAAAAACACAAGCAACTATCCACCCTGTTCATGGAGGTTGAAATGGCCAAAAAGGAGTGGGAGCAGACACTAGACTGCATTGGCGACCTGGTGATCCTGACGGACAACGAAGGACACATCCGGCGCTGCAACCGGGCCGTCGTCGAGCTTGCCGGTCTTCCCTACCAGGATGTCCTTGGGAGAGAGTGGCGTTCGATCGTTCTCTCGCCCGAGATGGAGAGGATCCGGTTCACCCAAGAGGGAGGAGAGCTCTTCCACAGGTTGACGGAACGCTGGTTCTTCTGCGCCATCTACCCCTTCAGACAAAAAAATGAAAGCGGGATGAGTGGGAGCGTCGTCACACTTCACGATACCACGGAGCTGAAAAAGGTCGGCGAAGCCCTGGAGAAGGCCTACGGCGAGTTGAAGGAGGCCCAGGGACAGATGCTCCAGCGGGAAAAAATGGCCTCCATCGGGCAGCTGGCCGCCGGCGTGGCCCATGAGATCAACAATCCCATCGGTTTCATCATGAGCAACCTCGGAACCCTCGGTAAGTATCTGGGACGGATTCGGGAATTCATCGCCGCCCAGGATGAGACCATCGCCGAACTGGAAGGGGAAGCGGTGTCGCAGCGCCTCGCCCAAGCAAAAAAGACGCTGAAGATAGAGTACATCATGGGAGACATCGACGGCCTCATCACCGAATCCCTCGACGGGGCGGAGCGGGTGAAGAAGATCGTGCAGGATCTCAAGGGATTCTCCCGGGTGGATGAGGCAGAGGTGAAGGTGGTGGATCTGCGCGAGTGCCTCGACAGCACCATCAACATCGTCTGGAACGAGTTGAAGTACAAAGCGACTCTCAAGAAGGAGTACGGCGACGTCCCTCCCCTGCGGTGCAACCCCCAGCAGCTCAACCAGGTATTCATGAATCTCCTCGTGAATGCCGGCCATGCCATCGAGAGCCAGGGAGAGATTACCGTCCGGACCTGGCGTGAGGGGGAGGACGCCTTCATTGCCATTTCCGACACTGGCTGCGGGATTCCCGAGGAGATCAGAGCCCGGATCTTCGAGCCCTTCTTCACCACCAAGGAGGTGGGAAAGGGGACGGGGCTCGGGCTTTCCATCAGCTACGACATCGTGAAGAAGCACGGCGGCGAGATTACCGTGGAGAGCGAGCAAGGCCGGGGGACCACCTTCACCGTGCGGTCCCTGTCCGGGAGAGGAACTGATATGGACGAACAGGTACGCATTCTCTGTGTGGATGATGAGATGAACGTGCTCCGGTCGCTGGGACGGATGTTCCTCGACGACAACTACGACATCCTTACCGCTTCGTCGGCGGCCGAGGGGCTGGAAATCCTCGAGCGGGAGTCCCCGGTGCAGATCGTTATCTCTGACTACCGGATGCCGGTCATGAACGGGGTCGATTTTCTCCGTAAGGTCTGTACCCAGTGGCCCGACACGGTCCGCATCGTCCTGTCGGGGTATGCCGACACGGCCGCCATTGTCGCCGCCATCAACGAGGGGCAGATCTACAAGTTCGTCCCCAAGCCGTGGACCGACGACGAACTCAGGGTTACAGTGATAAACGCCCTGGAGAAGTACCAGCTCCAAAAGCATAACGCCAAGCTCCTTGATGAGTTGAGCCGGTCCAACGAGGAGCTCGTCCTTATGAACGAGAACCTGGAGGCGATCGTTGCCGAACGGACCGAGGAAGTCCTGTTCCGCAACCGGGCCCTCAGTGCCGCCCAGAACATCCTCGACGCTTTGCCGGTGGGGGTCCTGGGGATGGACACGGAGGGGACGGTGGTCCAATGCAACCGGAGTGCGGCGCGGCTTCTGGGGCTCGATGAATACGCAGTCGTCGGTAGAGGCGCAGCCGAAGCCCTGTCGCCGGAGATCTGTGCGTTCATTGACGAGCTCGCCCGGGAAAAGACCTCCATGTGCCGGCTATTGGCCGGTGTCGCCGGAGTCCGGAGTCTGGGGGTGTATCTCAAGGAGGGGGAGCAGGAGGGAATCGTTCTTGTCTTCAATGGGGAGGAACCCCTATGA